Proteins encoded in a region of the Marinobacter arenosus genome:
- the rapA gene encoding RNA polymerase-associated protein RapA: MDTSDFVIGQRWVSHSDTALGLGIVTDISGRRVTLGFPAADEERTYAIDNAPLSRIIYQLGEAIQTFDGEHYVVRAVEDVGGVLMYHADDGENIHQISEVKLSSSVNFSAPHQRLFAGQFDRNGAFRLRVATLQHMDRLRASPAQGLIGARTQHLPHQIYIAHEVAKRHAPRVLLADEVGLGKTIEAGLILHYQLHTGRAKRALIVVPDSLMHQWLVEMLRRFNLRFSIIDQGRYDALKEDEDDVDSLVNHIFGDDDAVNPFETEQLVLCSLDYLASSEQAQKDALAAGWDLMIVDEAHHLAWSPEAASTEYRIVEALSAASRGLLLLTATPEQVGVASHFARLRLLDPARFHDLETFRKEELDYEAINKVVRRLEAEPSEIAGEDREALQNWLGEELDQLLAGEDPHQAIIDALLDRHGTGRVLFRNTRAAIAGFPERRPLPEAMPCPAMYDDTAWGLDGLSPEQSVPEEQWLAEDPRVAWLEKKLVSLRPAKVVVICARADTAMALEHYLQLRAGIRSAAFHEHLNLVERDRAAAYFADSEQGAQALICSEIGSEGRNFQFAHHLVLFDLPGNPDLLEQRIGRLDRIGQTEAIDVHIPYLQGTAQEVQYRWFQDGLNAFAESCAVGVAVQDKVQDQWLQAIGGSADALESLVAESADEANRLRTLLHNGRDALIERNSCRRDVADRLIVDIEAEESSAQVRDYMIEAFDILGVDVEDHSDHSDVLRPGEHYHAGHVAELPEDGVTVTWSRQQALEREDLAFMSWEHPMVTGVMDSVTSSGLGKAALASLSVKALPAGTLLMEALFTVHCPAPESLQLTRYLAVSPLRLLVDVNGKELSAALPHDRLNDLCSNIRRKTAQAVVPQIRPQVETMVDHAERLSEPHLEPMKQKALDQLEASFGPEIRRLEALQQVNPAIREEEIDFFRGQLASAREAIGRATLALEGIRVIVTA, translated from the coding sequence TTGGATACGTCGGATTTTGTCATTGGTCAACGTTGGGTCAGCCACAGTGATACTGCCCTGGGCCTGGGGATTGTTACGGATATCTCCGGCCGTCGGGTAACACTGGGGTTTCCGGCGGCCGACGAGGAGCGCACCTACGCCATCGACAATGCACCACTGTCGCGGATCATTTACCAGCTCGGGGAGGCGATCCAGACCTTTGACGGCGAACACTATGTGGTTCGGGCGGTTGAGGACGTTGGCGGCGTATTGATGTACCACGCCGACGACGGCGAGAACATTCACCAGATTTCCGAAGTGAAGCTTAGCAGTTCGGTGAACTTCTCGGCGCCGCACCAGCGCCTTTTTGCCGGCCAGTTTGACCGCAACGGCGCCTTCCGCCTGCGGGTGGCCACCCTGCAGCATATGGACCGGTTGCGGGCGTCTCCGGCGCAGGGTCTGATTGGCGCTCGAACCCAGCACCTGCCGCACCAGATTTACATTGCCCACGAAGTGGCCAAACGGCACGCGCCCCGGGTTCTGCTGGCGGACGAAGTGGGGCTGGGCAAGACCATTGAGGCGGGTCTGATTCTTCACTACCAGCTGCATACCGGCCGAGCCAAGCGGGCTCTGATCGTGGTGCCGGACTCCCTGATGCACCAATGGCTCGTGGAGATGCTCCGGCGCTTCAATCTGCGCTTTTCCATCATTGATCAGGGACGTTACGACGCGCTGAAAGAAGACGAAGACGATGTGGATTCGCTGGTCAACCACATCTTTGGTGATGACGACGCCGTCAATCCGTTCGAAACAGAACAGTTGGTACTGTGCAGCCTGGATTACCTGGCGAGCAGCGAACAGGCCCAGAAGGATGCCCTGGCCGCAGGTTGGGACCTGATGATCGTGGACGAGGCTCATCACCTGGCCTGGAGTCCCGAAGCGGCCAGTACCGAGTACCGCATCGTCGAGGCATTGTCGGCGGCCAGCCGTGGTTTGCTGTTGCTGACCGCGACCCCGGAACAGGTGGGCGTGGCCAGTCACTTTGCCCGCCTCCGGCTTCTCGATCCGGCGCGTTTTCACGACCTGGAGACCTTCAGGAAGGAAGAGCTGGACTACGAAGCCATCAACAAAGTCGTGCGGCGTCTGGAAGCCGAGCCCTCGGAGATCGCCGGCGAGGATCGCGAAGCGCTCCAGAACTGGCTCGGTGAGGAACTGGACCAGTTGCTGGCGGGTGAGGACCCGCATCAGGCCATTATCGATGCGTTGCTGGACCGCCATGGCACTGGCCGGGTGCTGTTCCGCAATACCCGGGCTGCGATCGCCGGGTTCCCGGAACGGCGACCGCTGCCGGAAGCCATGCCCTGTCCGGCCATGTACGACGACACTGCCTGGGGCCTCGACGGCTTGTCGCCAGAACAGTCGGTGCCGGAAGAACAGTGGCTGGCGGAAGACCCCCGAGTTGCCTGGCTGGAGAAAAAGCTGGTCAGCCTGCGTCCGGCCAAGGTGGTGGTGATCTGTGCCCGCGCGGATACTGCGATGGCACTGGAACATTACCTGCAGCTGCGGGCGGGGATCCGCAGTGCCGCGTTCCACGAACACCTCAACCTTGTGGAGCGTGATCGCGCGGCCGCCTATTTTGCCGACAGCGAGCAGGGTGCGCAGGCGCTGATCTGCTCGGAAATCGGCAGCGAGGGGCGAAACTTCCAGTTTGCCCACCACCTGGTGCTGTTTGACCTGCCGGGCAACCCGGATCTGCTGGAACAGCGCATCGGGCGCCTGGACCGAATTGGCCAGACCGAGGCCATCGATGTTCACATCCCCTACCTGCAGGGCACCGCCCAGGAAGTCCAGTATCGCTGGTTCCAGGATGGCCTGAATGCCTTCGCCGAGAGTTGTGCCGTCGGTGTTGCCGTTCAGGACAAGGTCCAGGACCAATGGCTGCAAGCCATCGGGGGCAGCGCGGACGCACTGGAGTCCCTGGTTGCCGAGTCCGCAGACGAAGCAAACCGACTGCGGACCCTGCTTCACAATGGTCGCGACGCCCTGATCGAACGGAACTCCTGCCGCCGGGATGTGGCCGATCGGCTCATCGTTGATATCGAAGCGGAAGAGAGTTCGGCCCAGGTTCGCGACTACATGATTGAGGCCTTCGACATTCTCGGTGTGGATGTGGAAGACCACAGCGATCATTCCGACGTATTGCGTCCCGGCGAGCATTACCATGCCGGTCACGTGGCTGAATTGCCGGAAGACGGTGTGACTGTGACCTGGAGCCGGCAGCAGGCGCTGGAGCGGGAAGACCTGGCGTTCATGAGTTGGGAGCATCCGATGGTGACCGGGGTGATGGATTCGGTCACCAGCTCAGGCTTGGGCAAGGCCGCCCTTGCCAGTCTGTCGGTCAAGGCTTTGCCGGCCGGAACGCTCCTGATGGAAGCCCTGTTTACCGTCCACTGTCCGGCGCCGGAATCCCTGCAGTTAACCCGCTACCTGGCAGTGTCGCCCCTGCGCCTGCTGGTGGACGTCAATGGCAAGGAGTTGTCGGCGGCGTTACCCCATGACCGGCTGAACGACCTGTGTTCGAATATTCGCCGCAAGACGGCCCAGGCCGTCGTGCCCCAGATACGACCCCAGGTGGAGACCATGGTCGATCATGCCGAACGCCTGTCCGAGCCCCATCTGGAGCCCATGAAACAGAAGGCGCTGGATCAGCTGGAGGCCAGCTTCGGGCCGGAAATCCGCCGGCTGGAGGCACTGCAGCAGGTGAATCCGGCGATCCGTGAGGAAGAGATTGATTTTTTCCGAGGTCAGTTGGCATCGGCCCGTGAGGCCATCGGCCGGGCCACCCTGGCGTTGGAGGGAATCCGTGTGATTGTCACCGCGTAA
- a CDS encoding lysophospholipid acyltransferase family protein → MLKTLKAIWILFWATVLTLILFLPIVVAALLGKRGDAAFNGTQIFAWAILKLCGIRLVVRGREHIQPGQRYVILSNHASYFDPPALVLALGLQYRWVIKKELRKVPLFGLALETSRNLFIDRSRGSDALESIKRGVAQLPEGTGILIFPEGTRSWDGNLLPFKKGGFVIARDGQLPILPVTIRGSHDRLPKGQAAFSPGRIEIVIHPPVATRDRSVESLMTGVRGTIESALN, encoded by the coding sequence ATGCTCAAGACCTTGAAGGCCATCTGGATTCTTTTCTGGGCCACCGTTCTCACGCTTATCCTGTTTTTGCCGATCGTCGTGGCGGCCCTGTTGGGCAAGCGCGGTGATGCCGCCTTTAACGGCACCCAGATATTCGCCTGGGCGATTCTGAAACTCTGCGGCATTCGCCTGGTGGTCCGGGGCAGGGAGCATATCCAGCCCGGCCAGCGTTACGTCATTCTGAGCAACCATGCCTCCTACTTCGATCCACCAGCGCTGGTTTTGGCGCTGGGGCTGCAATATCGCTGGGTCATCAAGAAGGAATTGCGCAAGGTGCCGTTATTCGGGCTGGCGCTGGAGACGTCCCGCAACCTGTTCATCGATCGCTCCCGGGGCAGCGATGCGCTGGAAAGCATCAAGCGGGGGGTGGCGCAACTACCGGAAGGCACCGGAATTCTGATTTTCCCGGAAGGCACGCGGTCGTGGGATGGCAACCTGCTGCCCTTCAAGAAAGGCGGCTTCGTCATTGCCAGAGATGGCCAGCTGCCTATTCTGCCGGTCACCATCCGGGGCTCCCATGACCGGCTGCCCAAGGGGCAGGCGGCTTTCTCGCCCGGTCGGATCGAGATCGTCATCCACCCACCGGTCGCCACTCGCGACCGGTCGGTCGAATCTCTGATGACTGGCGTCCGGGGCACCATCGAATCAGCCCTGAACTGA
- the ald gene encoding alanine dehydrogenase codes for MKIGVPREIKNHEYRVGMTPAAVHELCGHGHEVFVESQAGAAIGFGDDDYRHAGAQILPDARSVFSEATLIVKVKEPQREERALLTRDHTLFTYLHLAPDQAQTDDLVASGATCIAYETVTDSHGRLPLLAPMSEVAGRMSIQAGAHCLEKSVGGRGVLLGGVPGVSPARVTVVGGGVVGQNAVAMAIGMGAQVTVLDRSMDVLRSLDHLYGNRITTLFSTGHTLDQAVVESDLVVGSVLIPGASAPKLITRDMISRMAEGSVLVDVAIDQGGCAETSKPTTHDDPTYIVDGVVHYCVANMPGAVARTSTLALNNVTLPFVAALANKGPIRAMKEDPHLMAGLNVANGKVTYREVAEATGHPYTDPESLLGS; via the coding sequence ATGAAAATTGGCGTACCCAGGGAGATCAAGAACCACGAATACCGGGTGGGGATGACGCCCGCTGCGGTCCACGAACTCTGTGGTCATGGCCACGAGGTTTTTGTAGAGTCGCAGGCCGGCGCTGCCATCGGGTTCGGCGATGACGATTACCGGCACGCGGGTGCGCAGATTCTGCCAGACGCCCGGAGTGTTTTTTCGGAGGCGACGCTGATCGTCAAGGTCAAGGAGCCTCAACGGGAGGAACGGGCACTGCTGACCCGGGATCATACGCTGTTCACCTACCTTCACCTGGCGCCGGACCAGGCCCAGACTGATGACCTGGTGGCATCCGGTGCCACCTGCATAGCCTATGAGACGGTGACCGACAGCCACGGCCGCCTACCCCTGCTCGCGCCCATGTCCGAAGTGGCCGGGCGAATGTCGATTCAGGCCGGGGCTCACTGCCTGGAGAAATCGGTGGGTGGTCGCGGGGTGCTTCTGGGAGGCGTGCCCGGCGTCAGCCCTGCCCGGGTTACCGTGGTCGGCGGAGGCGTGGTGGGGCAGAACGCCGTGGCCATGGCGATTGGCATGGGAGCCCAGGTGACTGTGCTGGATCGTAGCATGGACGTTCTGCGCAGCCTCGATCACCTGTACGGTAACCGCATTACCACGCTGTTTTCCACCGGCCATACCCTGGATCAGGCGGTGGTGGAGTCGGATCTGGTGGTGGGCAGCGTTCTGATTCCGGGGGCATCCGCACCCAAGTTGATTACCCGCGATATGATTTCCCGGATGGCGGAGGGCAGTGTGCTGGTGGACGTTGCCATTGACCAGGGTGGCTGTGCAGAAACCTCGAAACCGACCACGCACGATGACCCCACGTACATTGTCGATGGTGTGGTACATTACTGCGTGGCCAATATGCCCGGTGCCGTGGCGCGCACGTCGACGCTGGCGCTTAACAACGTGACGCTGCCCTTCGTTGCCGCGCTTGCCAACAAAGGGCCGATCCGGGCCATGAAGGAAGACCCGCACCTGATGGCCGGACTGAATGTGGCCAATGGCAAGGTGACGTACAGGGAAGTGGCAGAGGCCACCGGGCATCCATACACCGACCCTGAATCCCTGCTGGGATCCTGA
- a CDS encoding Yip1 family protein: MLLSHAFGLFTHPDDEWASIRKEHETPRRLYVAYVVILAAIGPICAYISTAYFGWTVGSDRLIKLTEISALQLSVLTYLAMLVGVFALGYAVNWMAKTYGAREEHVPSNGIALAAYSCTPLFLAGFALLYPVPWFNAIVFLIAACYGAWLMYDGLPIVMGIEKDRAVFYGGALLTVALVILVSTRVGSVILWNFGVGPVFVSG; this comes from the coding sequence ATGCTCCTGTCTCATGCCTTCGGTCTCTTCACCCACCCGGACGATGAGTGGGCTTCCATTCGAAAAGAACACGAAACCCCGCGCCGGCTCTACGTTGCCTACGTGGTTATCCTGGCCGCTATCGGCCCCATCTGCGCTTACATCTCGACGGCCTATTTCGGCTGGACAGTTGGCAGCGATCGATTGATCAAACTGACGGAAATCAGTGCCCTGCAATTGAGCGTGCTCACCTACCTGGCCATGCTCGTCGGGGTCTTCGCCCTCGGTTACGCGGTGAACTGGATGGCCAAGACGTACGGCGCCCGTGAGGAACACGTACCGTCCAACGGCATCGCCCTGGCGGCCTATTCCTGCACGCCGCTGTTCCTGGCCGGGTTCGCCCTTCTGTATCCGGTGCCCTGGTTCAACGCCATCGTTTTCCTGATTGCGGCCTGCTACGGGGCCTGGCTGATGTATGACGGCCTCCCGATCGTCATGGGGATTGAGAAGGATCGGGCGGTATTCTATGGCGGCGCGCTGCTCACCGTTGCCCTGGTCATCCTGGTGTCGACGCGGGTCGGTTCCGTCATCCTCTGGAACTTCGGCGTCGGTCCGGTGTTTGTCAGCGGGTGA
- a CDS encoding glutathione S-transferase family protein, giving the protein MKLIGSTTSPYVRRIRILLDEEPYEFVNLNIYGEGRDELRKTNPTLKIPVLEDDGQEIYDSRIIARYISAKQGRDPLTWDQQNQLTMIDGANDSAVTMLLSEKSGIDTSQDLMFYNLQRERIMTTLRTLAAMVDDGQFEAWNYPAICLYCLVDWLEFRDLVDWTGVESLLSFRDSHRAKPWVAETDPRQT; this is encoded by the coding sequence ATGAAACTGATTGGATCAACCACTTCGCCCTATGTTCGGCGTATTCGCATCCTGCTGGATGAAGAACCCTATGAGTTCGTCAACCTCAATATCTATGGCGAAGGCCGGGATGAACTGCGGAAAACCAATCCAACCCTGAAGATTCCGGTTCTGGAAGACGATGGCCAGGAAATCTATGACTCGAGGATCATTGCCCGCTACATCAGCGCCAAACAGGGTCGCGATCCCCTGACGTGGGACCAGCAGAACCAGTTGACCATGATCGATGGCGCCAACGACTCGGCGGTTACCATGCTGCTGTCGGAAAAGTCCGGCATCGACACCAGCCAGGACCTGATGTTTTACAACCTCCAGCGTGAACGCATCATGACCACGCTGCGCACCTTGGCAGCCATGGTCGATGACGGCCAGTTCGAAGCCTGGAACTACCCGGCGATCTGCCTGTACTGCCTCGTTGACTGGCTGGAGTTCCGCGATCTGGTGGACTGGACCGGGGTCGAGAGCCTGCTGTCATTCCGGGACAGTCACCGGGCCAAGCCCTGGGTCGCCGAGACCGATCCTCGCCAGACCTGA
- a CDS encoding cold-shock protein has protein sequence MSTTTGTVKFFNEAKGFGFITREGGPDVFVHYSAIQGSGFKTLAEGQQVEFTVTQGQKGPQAENVVAL, from the coding sequence ATGTCTACTACTACCGGTACTGTTAAGTTCTTCAACGAAGCAAAAGGCTTTGGCTTTATCACTCGTGAAGGCGGCCCGGACGTATTCGTTCACTACAGCGCTATTCAGGGCAGCGGTTTCAAGACTCTGGCAGAAGGCCAGCAGGTCGAGTTCACCGTTACCCAGGGCCAGAAAGGTCCCCAGGCGGAGAACGTTGTTGCTCTTTAA
- the cysZ gene encoding sulfate transporter CysZ → MLKGNFFRGLGYLGEGFRLIRQPGLRLFVIIPLVINVLLFGLLFYFLAELFAGLIAAAMGWLPDWAWLQALDWLFWLLYGAVILLMLAYGFVIVANLIGSPFYGYLAELTEKHLTGQEVSTDDSWSAIVKDIPRALWREVQKILYYLPRAIGLFVLGLIPVVNLVAAVLWFLFNSWMMALQYVDYPADNHKVSFRALRGLLGDTRLSAFGFGLPVALAAMVPVLNLVVVPAAVCGATAYWVRENGATRK, encoded by the coding sequence ATGCTCAAGGGTAATTTTTTTCGTGGACTGGGCTACCTGGGGGAGGGCTTCCGTCTGATTCGGCAACCTGGCCTGCGGTTGTTCGTGATCATCCCGCTTGTTATCAACGTCCTGCTGTTCGGTCTCCTGTTCTATTTCCTGGCGGAACTGTTCGCCGGCCTGATCGCTGCTGCCATGGGCTGGCTGCCCGACTGGGCCTGGCTGCAGGCCCTGGACTGGCTGTTCTGGCTGCTGTACGGCGCCGTCATCCTGTTGATGTTGGCCTACGGCTTCGTGATCGTCGCCAACCTGATCGGCTCGCCCTTCTACGGTTACCTGGCCGAATTGACTGAAAAACATCTGACCGGCCAGGAAGTCAGCACCGATGACAGCTGGAGTGCAATCGTCAAGGACATCCCCCGGGCGCTCTGGCGCGAGGTTCAAAAAATTCTTTATTACCTGCCCCGGGCCATTGGCCTGTTTGTGCTTGGCCTGATCCCGGTGGTCAATCTGGTTGCGGCGGTGCTGTGGTTCCTGTTCAACAGCTGGATGATGGCCCTGCAATACGTTGATTACCCCGCCGACAACCACAAGGTCAGCTTCAGGGCTTTGCGCGGTCTGCTGGGCGATACCCGGCTCTCGGCCTTTGGTTTTGGCCTGCCGGTAGCGCTGGCGGCCATGGTGCCGGTTCTTAACCTTGTGGTGGTGCCGGCGGCGGTCTGCGGGGCAACGGCCTACTGGGTGCGCGAAAACGGCGCCACCCGAAAATAA
- the crcB gene encoding fluoride efflux transporter CrcB: MWLSVLAVSAGAVIGANLRWALGLWLNSTYHAVPYGTLVANLSGGWLIGLLIGYFSHGSSLAPEWRLFAITGLCGALTTFSTFSLEMFAAIQEGKWAMAVTGILAHVVGSLLMTAFGIYTFGLVRG, translated from the coding sequence ATGTGGCTTTCAGTACTGGCAGTAAGCGCCGGAGCCGTCATTGGCGCCAATCTTCGTTGGGCCCTGGGACTCTGGCTCAACAGCACCTACCACGCCGTTCCCTACGGCACCCTGGTGGCCAACCTGAGCGGCGGCTGGCTGATTGGCCTGCTCATCGGCTATTTCAGCCACGGCAGCTCGCTGGCACCGGAATGGCGCCTGTTTGCCATCACCGGCCTTTGCGGTGCACTCACCACCTTTTCCACGTTCTCACTGGAAATGTTTGCAGCCATCCAGGAAGGCAAATGGGCCATGGCCGTTACCGGTATTCTGGCCCACGTTGTCGGGTCTCTGTTGATGACTGCATTCGGCATTTATACCTTTGGATTAGTCCGCGGCTAG
- a CDS encoding acyl-CoA dehydrogenase gives MTFILFIVALAGLLTVMRRESGAMPAIGVMAGVGLVSLIFASGWLALILFVGAGVTAAAGLPGFRQSWLTPKIFATFKKVAPKVSDTEKVALEAGTVGWDGELFTGQPDWHNLLINRHTGLTEEEQAFVDNQCTQAIAMCNAWDLAVERADLPKELWDFLKKEGFFGMIIPKEYGGLEFSAKAQTAVLQKLAANEMLMVSVGVPNSLGPGELLVKYGTEEQKKHYLPRLADGREIPCFGLTGPRAGSDATSLPDTGIVCKRKIDGKEVVGIELNFEKRWITLAPIATVVGLAFRMFDPDGLLGDEKDYGITCALIPRDTKGMEIGRRHCPIGTPFLNGPIKGKNVFIPLDYIIGGQEMAGQGWRMLVECLSVGRCITLPSGAAGAAAYAAGTAGGFTRVRRQFNTPVADMEGVQEPLARIVGKTYIAQSAVNHTANMIDRGEKPAVPSAILKYHLTEFQRGVLTDAMDVHGGKTVTLGPRNYLGIGFSGAAVSITVEGANIMTRSLMIFGQGAIRCHPYVLKELAAKDNDDIKAFDEAFFGHAGLIFGNAARAFTQALGLGRADVPFDSASRRYAQAVARFSAAFGLCSDAAMTTLGSELKMRELISARLGDMLSNLYLASMVLKNWHESQPVEGEREVMEYSLGLLLYRTENALDEFLQNLPNRVVAMALRAITMPLGRRWDAPHDDLSRTLARAISTDTPIRNKLISGVWTTDGEGTVENPLARYNGLLKDYDKAEQLYRKVNKAYAKGELPMTALHPEERFEAALEAGIYTKEEADFMRQYETVVLEMLTVDDFPFDEFARQKDTVIDHNPA, from the coding sequence ATGACCTTCATTTTGTTTATTGTGGCGCTGGCCGGCCTGTTGACCGTAATGCGTCGTGAATCCGGCGCCATGCCGGCAATTGGCGTGATGGCTGGGGTCGGTCTGGTGTCCCTGATCTTTGCCTCCGGATGGCTCGCCCTGATTCTGTTTGTCGGTGCCGGTGTCACTGCCGCCGCGGGCTTGCCCGGTTTCCGCCAGAGTTGGCTGACACCGAAAATTTTCGCCACCTTCAAGAAAGTGGCGCCCAAGGTTTCCGATACGGAAAAGGTCGCCCTTGAGGCCGGCACCGTCGGTTGGGACGGCGAGTTGTTCACCGGCCAGCCGGACTGGCACAACCTGCTGATCAACCGCCATACCGGCCTGACTGAGGAAGAGCAGGCGTTTGTGGACAATCAGTGCACCCAGGCCATCGCCATGTGCAACGCCTGGGATCTCGCCGTCGAGCGCGCAGACCTGCCCAAGGAACTCTGGGATTTCCTGAAGAAAGAAGGTTTCTTCGGCATGATCATCCCGAAGGAATACGGTGGTCTGGAGTTTTCCGCCAAGGCCCAGACCGCAGTGCTGCAGAAACTGGCCGCCAACGAGATGCTGATGGTCTCGGTCGGGGTGCCGAATTCCCTCGGTCCGGGCGAGCTGCTGGTCAAATACGGTACCGAGGAACAGAAGAAGCATTACCTGCCCCGTCTGGCCGACGGCCGCGAAATTCCCTGTTTCGGCCTGACCGGTCCGCGGGCCGGCTCAGACGCCACCTCGCTCCCGGATACCGGCATCGTCTGCAAGCGCAAGATTGATGGTAAGGAAGTGGTGGGCATTGAGCTCAACTTCGAGAAGCGCTGGATCACGCTGGCGCCGATTGCCACCGTGGTCGGCCTGGCCTTCCGTATGTTCGACCCCGACGGCCTGCTGGGGGACGAGAAAGACTACGGCATCACCTGCGCCCTGATTCCCCGTGACACCAAGGGTATGGAAATCGGTCGCCGCCATTGTCCGATTGGCACGCCGTTCCTGAACGGGCCGATCAAGGGCAAAAACGTGTTCATCCCGCTGGATTACATCATCGGTGGTCAGGAAATGGCCGGACAGGGCTGGCGCATGCTGGTTGAGTGTCTCTCGGTCGGGCGTTGCATCACGCTGCCATCGGGCGCTGCCGGTGCCGCGGCCTATGCCGCTGGCACCGCGGGTGGGTTCACCCGGGTGCGCCGCCAGTTCAATACGCCGGTGGCGGACATGGAGGGTGTGCAGGAACCGCTGGCCCGAATCGTGGGCAAGACTTACATCGCCCAATCGGCGGTCAATCACACCGCGAACATGATCGACCGGGGCGAGAAGCCGGCGGTACCGTCGGCCATCCTCAAGTACCATCTCACCGAATTCCAGCGCGGTGTGCTCACCGACGCGATGGATGTGCATGGCGGCAAGACCGTAACCCTTGGCCCGCGTAACTACCTGGGCATTGGTTTCAGTGGCGCCGCGGTGTCCATCACGGTGGAAGGTGCCAACATCATGACCCGCAGCCTGATGATCTTCGGTCAGGGCGCCATTCGCTGTCATCCTTACGTCCTGAAAGAGCTGGCGGCGAAGGATAATGACGATATCAAGGCCTTCGATGAGGCCTTCTTCGGGCACGCCGGCCTGATCTTCGGCAATGCCGCCCGGGCCTTCACCCAAGCCCTGGGGCTGGGCCGCGCCGATGTTCCATTCGATAGCGCCAGCCGCCGGTATGCGCAGGCAGTGGCCCGCTTCAGTGCCGCCTTCGGACTCTGTTCGGATGCCGCCATGACCACGCTGGGCAGCGAGCTGAAAATGCGTGAGCTGATATCGGCCCGTCTGGGCGACATGCTCTCCAATCTGTACCTGGCGTCCATGGTGCTGAAGAACTGGCACGAGAGTCAGCCGGTGGAAGGCGAGAGAGAGGTCATGGAATACAGCCTGGGGCTGTTGCTGTACCGTACCGAAAACGCTCTGGACGAGTTCCTCCAGAACCTGCCAAACAGGGTAGTGGCCATGGCCCTGCGTGCCATTACCATGCCGCTGGGTCGCCGGTGGGATGCTCCCCACGACGATTTGTCCCGGACACTGGCTCGCGCCATTTCCACGGACACCCCGATCCGCAACAAGCTGATTTCCGGGGTATGGACGACCGATGGCGAAGGCACGGTGGAGAATCCGCTGGCCCGATACAACGGCCTGCTGAAGGATTACGACAAGGCCGAGCAGCTTTACCGCAAGGTCAACAAGGCCTACGCCAAGGGCGAGCTGCCGATGACCGCCCTGCATCCGGAAGAGCGCTTCGAAGCGGCGCTGGAAGCCGGGATCTACACCAAGGAAGAGGCGGACTTCATGCGGCAGTATGAAACCGTGGTGCTGGAAATGCTCACGGTAGACGACTTCCCGTTCGATGAATTCGCTCGCCAAAAGGATACGGTCATCGACCATAACCCGGCCTGA
- a CDS encoding dienelactone hydrolase family protein → MATLKTVTSVAALSFSLATTQVMAEMQTETIEYKIDDQTFTGYMAWDDELEGKRPGVLVVHEWWGHNDFAREQAEKLAASGYTAFALDMYGSGKLAEHPDTAQKFMQEATQDIEQVKARFLKAKSLLAEHESVDSSRIAAQGYCFGGAVVLNMARLGVDLDGVVSFHGALGSPLKAEPGMVKARVQVYTGGADKMVPSEQVAGLVQEMQNAGVDLTLVSFPGVLHSFTNPGADKFAEEFGMPVGYNEDAATRSWQGTMRFYEEIFAQ, encoded by the coding sequence ATGGCTACATTGAAGACAGTCACATCAGTCGCCGCACTTTCATTCTCCCTGGCAACCACGCAGGTGATGGCAGAAATGCAGACCGAAACCATTGAATACAAGATCGACGATCAGACGTTCACCGGCTACATGGCCTGGGACGATGAACTGGAAGGCAAGCGTCCCGGCGTGCTTGTGGTTCATGAATGGTGGGGCCACAACGACTTTGCCCGTGAGCAGGCAGAGAAACTGGCGGCCTCAGGCTACACGGCGTTTGCCCTGGACATGTACGGCAGCGGCAAGCTTGCCGAGCACCCGGATACCGCCCAGAAGTTCATGCAGGAGGCAACCCAGGACATCGAGCAGGTCAAGGCCCGGTTCCTGAAAGCCAAGTCCCTGCTGGCCGAGCATGAGAGTGTGGACAGCAGCCGCATTGCCGCCCAGGGCTACTGCTTCGGCGGAGCGGTGGTTTTGAACATGGCCCGACTGGGCGTTGATCTGGACGGCGTCGTCAGCTTCCACGGGGCCCTGGGCAGCCCACTTAAGGCGGAACCCGGCATGGTTAAGGCCCGGGTCCAGGTGTACACGGGCGGAGCGGACAAAATGGTTCCCTCCGAGCAGGTCGCTGGCCTTGTGCAGGAAATGCAGAATGCCGGTGTCGACCTGACGCTGGTCAGCTTCCCTGGAGTCCTGCATTCGTTCACCAACCCCGGCGCTGACAAGTTTGCCGAAGAATTCGGCATGCCGGTGGGATACAACGAGGATGCCGCCACCCGCTCCTGGCAGGGGACCATGCGGTTCTACGAAGAGATCTTCGCCCAATAA